One window from the genome of Sphingomonas lacunae encodes:
- a CDS encoding DsbA family protein, translated as MSNSNDEQGGSPNAASEHYQPWLRNQAGGQQSVPGTVARPEPLPTVPAGGAGPADAEAVFAAQAAQQRQRPATLSADELLAKPIAIPPQSGEGPGLRQQVGDVGTRIAGALGAFTDRTIALGRKADVPSRLARLELGRRARDAGSAAARIIGKGAAGTGEAAKAAMDAASRAGEAAAPKIKAAASAAKDGLAKGASAAGAGIGGAARKVADATALPMASRTGTGKGEPAVESQLDRLLEQEAAAPRPARPSPALPLFAEPVAEIVPPAVTPPALPVDVAPAPADRPVMAKPSVPPKSIASNAAGTAYAGLGAGSDSANGGTMAGSSGGRGSGQGVGRSDGDGPSAPAAGSLADWARHPATWVLGGIALLGAGFGAGAMWSGPGINREATERTIQDYLLNNPQIIPQAMEKLQSDRQALAVNQLRERIEAPFSGAWAGAADGDVVLTVFTDYACTFCRASVPDIDRLLREDRKLKVVFRELPLLSRDSEAAARLALVAARRGRYMSMHRALFETGTPDSSARIRAAESLEVPADNEQLNDPAITRELENNIAIARELGFNGTPSWVVGNKLLTGAVGYDQLRAAVAEARAD; from the coding sequence ATGAGCAATAGCAATGACGAACAGGGCGGCAGCCCTAACGCGGCAAGCGAGCATTATCAGCCTTGGTTGCGCAATCAGGCGGGCGGTCAGCAGAGCGTGCCCGGCACCGTTGCCAGACCAGAACCGTTGCCGACGGTTCCCGCCGGAGGTGCGGGACCTGCCGATGCTGAAGCCGTGTTCGCAGCGCAGGCTGCACAGCAACGGCAGCGCCCGGCAACGTTGAGCGCTGATGAGCTGCTGGCAAAGCCGATCGCCATCCCGCCACAGTCGGGCGAGGGTCCTGGATTGCGGCAGCAGGTCGGTGATGTCGGAACACGGATTGCCGGAGCGTTGGGTGCCTTTACTGACCGGACCATCGCATTAGGTCGCAAGGCCGATGTGCCGTCGAGACTGGCGCGGCTTGAGTTGGGACGTCGGGCCCGGGATGCGGGCAGTGCCGCAGCCCGGATCATCGGCAAGGGTGCTGCCGGTACAGGAGAAGCGGCCAAAGCCGCGATGGATGCGGCGAGCCGGGCCGGTGAAGCCGCTGCGCCCAAGATCAAGGCGGCTGCGAGTGCCGCGAAGGACGGGCTGGCCAAGGGGGCCAGTGCGGCGGGGGCTGGCATTGGCGGGGCAGCGCGCAAGGTTGCCGACGCTACAGCATTGCCGATGGCGTCACGGACAGGCACGGGCAAGGGTGAGCCGGCAGTGGAATCGCAGCTTGACCGGCTCCTCGAACAGGAAGCGGCGGCGCCAAGACCGGCCCGTCCTTCCCCGGCCTTGCCACTGTTTGCCGAACCGGTGGCCGAGATCGTGCCACCAGCGGTCACACCACCGGCCCTGCCGGTTGATGTTGCCCCTGCACCTGCTGACAGGCCGGTCATGGCGAAGCCATCCGTGCCACCGAAGAGCATCGCCAGTAATGCGGCAGGCACGGCCTATGCCGGGCTGGGCGCTGGATCAGACTCCGCGAATGGCGGCACGATGGCCGGTAGCAGTGGTGGTCGCGGCAGCGGGCAAGGCGTCGGACGCAGCGATGGCGATGGACCATCAGCACCCGCAGCTGGATCACTGGCAGACTGGGCGCGGCATCCGGCGACCTGGGTACTGGGCGGGATAGCCTTGCTCGGCGCCGGTTTCGGGGCTGGCGCGATGTGGAGCGGCCCGGGTATCAACCGCGAAGCGACTGAACGCACCATTCAGGACTATCTGCTCAATAATCCGCAGATCATCCCGCAAGCGATGGAGAAATTGCAGAGCGATCGGCAAGCGTTGGCGGTCAATCAGCTGCGTGAGCGGATTGAAGCGCCCTTTTCCGGTGCATGGGCGGGAGCGGCGGATGGCGATGTCGTTTTGACCGTGTTTACCGATTATGCCTGTACATTCTGCCGGGCGAGCGTTCCCGACATAGACCGGCTGTTGCGCGAGGATCGCAAGCTGAAGGTCGTGTTCCGGGAACTTCCACTTCTTTCGCGGGACAGCGAGGCCGCCGCGCGTCTGGCGCTCGTTGCTGCTCGGCGGGGTCGCTACATGTCCATGCATCGCGCCTTGTTTGAAACCGGCACGCCGGACAGCAGCGCACGGATCAGGGCCGCGGAATCGTTGGAGGTGCCGGCGGACAATGAGCAGCTGAACGATCCGGCCATCACACGCGAGCTGGAGAATAACATCGCCATTGCCCGCGAACTGGGCTTTAACGGCACACCGAGCTGGGTTGTCGGCAACAAGCTGCTGACCGGGGCGGTGGGCTATGACCAGTTGCGCGCGGCGGTGGCAGAGGCTCGGGCGGACTGA
- a CDS encoding M48 family metalloprotease produces the protein MINSGRQKLVGSIRMMLFAAIAMVMSASPVQAQQILRDAETEALLNEMAEPLIRASGLRPADVRIVLIGDRSINAFVAGGQIVYIHSGLIEAADNANEVQGVIAHELGHIAGGHVVRTDGAQKATTIALVSMLLGAVAMAAGGGEAGAGIMAAGQQAALGSYLAYSRTQEATADAAGARYLSAAGISGRGSVAFFETLLNQEMRYNIPQDDDQAYRRTHPMSGDRIRFLRDTYMADPAWDTPTPPALEARFQRVKAKLGGFINDPQLTLRRFPESDQSASARYARAYAWHKSAHPERAMAEAAALVAMAPDDPYFLELQGQVLLESGRPAEALLPLRRAFERSNAQPLIAAMLGHALIATEDNANFAEAESVLRTAVNRDNDNPFAWYQLGIVYAHEGDEARAALATAERYSMTGQAGLALMSAEAALGGLPEHSPDWLRAQDIALVARARLEEERRRARRNPNRG, from the coding sequence ATGATCAATAGCGGTCGCCAGAAGTTGGTCGGCAGCATCCGGATGATGCTGTTTGCTGCAATCGCCATGGTGATGTCGGCCAGCCCCGTGCAGGCACAACAGATATTGCGTGATGCCGAAACTGAGGCGTTGCTTAACGAAATGGCAGAGCCGCTGATTCGTGCATCGGGTCTGAGGCCGGCAGATGTGCGCATTGTTCTGATTGGCGATCGCAGCATCAATGCGTTCGTTGCGGGTGGCCAGATCGTTTATATCCATAGCGGCCTGATCGAGGCGGCGGACAACGCCAATGAGGTCCAAGGCGTGATTGCCCATGAATTGGGGCATATTGCCGGCGGCCATGTCGTGCGCACTGATGGCGCCCAAAAGGCCACGACCATAGCATTGGTGTCGATGTTGTTGGGCGCCGTTGCGATGGCGGCTGGAGGCGGTGAAGCCGGTGCCGGAATCATGGCGGCGGGCCAACAGGCGGCCTTGGGTAGCTATCTTGCCTATTCGCGCACGCAGGAAGCCACTGCCGACGCCGCAGGCGCGCGTTATCTGTCGGCAGCTGGCATCAGCGGGCGCGGCAGCGTTGCCTTTTTTGAAACGCTGCTCAATCAGGAGATGCGGTACAATATACCGCAGGATGATGATCAGGCCTATCGGCGGACCCACCCGATGTCAGGCGATCGCATACGATTCCTGCGTGATACCTACATGGCCGACCCGGCATGGGACACACCGACGCCGCCTGCGCTTGAAGCCCGGTTTCAGCGGGTCAAGGCCAAGTTGGGAGGCTTTATCAATGACCCCCAACTGACGCTGCGCCGTTTTCCCGAGAGTGATCAGTCGGCGAGCGCCCGCTATGCCCGCGCCTATGCCTGGCACAAGAGCGCCCATCCCGAACGGGCGATGGCGGAGGCCGCAGCGCTGGTGGCGATGGCGCCTGACGATCCCTATTTCCTGGAACTGCAAGGGCAGGTGCTGCTCGAATCGGGCCGGCCGGCGGAGGCTTTGCTGCCACTGCGACGGGCCTTTGAACGGTCAAATGCCCAACCGCTGATCGCTGCCATGCTTGGCCATGCGCTGATCGCCACCGAGGACAACGCCAACTTCGCCGAAGCGGAAAGTGTCCTGCGCACTGCCGTCAATCGTGACAATGACAATCCCTTCGCCTGGTATCAGCTCGGAATTGTCTATGCACATGAAGGGGATGAGGCGCGCGCCGCGCTTGCCACGGCTGAACGCTACTCAATGACGGGCCAGGCCGGCCTGGCGCTGATGAGCGCGGAAGCAGCGCTGGGCGGACTGCCCGAACATTCGCCGGACTGGCTACGGGCGCAGGATATTGCACTGGTCGCGCGTGCGCGCTTGGAGGAAGAGCGAAGGCGGGCTAGACGTAATCCCAATCGAGGCTGA